One window from the genome of Paenibacillus azoreducens encodes:
- a CDS encoding endonuclease/exonuclease/phosphatase family protein: MSAEKPEMDLRCMSYNIKNAYDMDGENGWIGRKELVAGVIRFHRPDLVGMQEVLYNQLEDLQQQLPEYGWIGVGREDGDKDGEFSCIFYRKSRLKPLRQNTFWLSESPEEPGSLGWDAACRRVVTWAEFEDTYTGQNFLHFNTHFDHVGQIAVEQSAHLILERIGELAAGIPALLTGDFNVTEDSVPYRVITRQNGSGPALLRDASKVADYKHFGPPFSFQGFDSREIAARMFPAFLERQEKHEIEFEKPIDFIFVTKQVHVLNHGFIADHREGKMPSDHYPVVADLVI, translated from the coding sequence ATGTCAGCAGAGAAGCCGGAAATGGACTTACGGTGCATGTCCTATAACATCAAAAATGCATATGATATGGATGGTGAGAACGGCTGGATCGGCCGCAAGGAGCTGGTGGCGGGGGTTATCCGTTTTCATCGGCCGGACCTTGTCGGCATGCAGGAAGTGCTTTATAACCAACTCGAGGATCTGCAGCAGCAGCTGCCTGAATACGGCTGGATTGGTGTCGGAAGAGAAGACGGAGACAAGGATGGGGAATTTTCCTGTATATTTTACCGCAAAAGCCGGCTGAAACCGCTGCGCCAAAATACCTTCTGGCTCTCGGAAAGTCCGGAAGAACCGGGGTCGCTTGGCTGGGACGCCGCCTGCAGACGCGTAGTGACATGGGCGGAGTTTGAAGATACATATACGGGCCAAAATTTCCTGCATTTTAACACCCATTTCGATCATGTGGGGCAAATTGCAGTCGAGCAAAGCGCCCATCTGATCCTGGAGCGGATCGGGGAGCTTGCGGCAGGCATCCCGGCTCTGCTGACAGGCGATTTCAACGTGACCGAGGATTCCGTCCCATACCGTGTCATCACCCGGCAGAATGGATCGGGTCCGGCTTTGCTGCGCGATGCAAGCAAGGTTGCGGATTATAAACATTTCGGTCCGCCGTTTTCTTTCCAGGGTTTTGATTCGCGCGAGATTGCGGCACGGATGTTTCCGGCATTTTTGGAGCGGCAGGAAAAACATGAAATCGAGTTTGAGAAACCGATTGATTTTATTTTCGTTACGAAGCAGGTACATGTGCTGAACCACGGATTTATTGCGGATCACCGCGAGGGCAAAATGCCTTCCGACCATTATCCGGTGGTGGCGGATCTGGTCATCTAA
- a CDS encoding ABC transporter substrate-binding protein, whose translation MKKVMVLLLACMVLLTACSSGSNNKEQTASGGEGDSKTKEITIWAWDPKFNIAALNIAKEAYNAKHPDVKVNIVEFAQADIIQKMNTGLNSGTTKGLPNIVLIEDYRAQGFLQAYPDSFSDLTGKIKPADFAEYKIGPTSYNGKQYGVPFDSGVAGLYVRKDYIEQAGYKLDDLKDMDWKQYIEMGKKVKEKTGKDIITLDPNDLGILRMMIQSAGSWYLKEDGKTPDLAGNAALKEAFSLYKEMMEANIVKANADWSQFIASINNGDVATVPTGNWITPSVKAESSQSGKWAIMPMPKLPTTPNSVHATNLGGSSWYVMNIPGSDTAADFLAETFGSDADLYQKLLTDVGAIGTLKSASQGEAYSKPDEFFGGEKTVSNFAKWTAEIPKVNYGISTYAIEDILVVEMQNFLNGKSLDQALNDAQAQAEAQIK comes from the coding sequence ATGAAGAAGGTCATGGTTTTATTGCTGGCCTGCATGGTGCTGCTGACCGCATGTTCCTCCGGTAGCAATAACAAGGAACAGACGGCATCCGGCGGGGAAGGGGATTCCAAAACCAAGGAAATTACCATTTGGGCATGGGATCCGAAATTTAACATTGCCGCGCTGAATATTGCCAAGGAAGCGTACAATGCGAAACATCCGGACGTAAAAGTCAACATTGTGGAATTTGCGCAGGCCGATATCATCCAGAAAATGAACACCGGACTGAACTCCGGAACCACCAAAGGTTTGCCGAATATCGTTTTGATCGAGGATTACCGGGCACAGGGGTTCCTGCAAGCCTACCCTGATTCCTTTTCTGATCTGACAGGGAAAATCAAACCGGCAGATTTTGCCGAATATAAAATCGGACCGACTAGTTATAACGGCAAGCAATACGGCGTTCCGTTCGACTCCGGGGTTGCAGGCCTCTACGTCCGCAAGGATTACATCGAACAGGCGGGGTATAAGTTGGATGACCTGAAGGATATGGACTGGAAGCAGTATATTGAAATGGGCAAAAAAGTGAAGGAGAAAACAGGCAAAGATATCATCACGCTCGATCCGAATGATCTGGGGATTTTGCGCATGATGATCCAATCCGCAGGTTCGTGGTATTTGAAAGAAGACGGTAAAACGCCTGATCTTGCAGGCAATGCGGCGCTGAAGGAGGCCTTTTCGCTGTACAAGGAGATGATGGAAGCCAATATCGTTAAGGCGAATGCGGACTGGAGCCAGTTTATTGCTTCCATCAACAATGGCGACGTTGCGACGGTTCCGACAGGCAACTGGATTACTCCTTCGGTGAAGGCCGAATCGTCCCAATCCGGCAAATGGGCAATCATGCCAATGCCGAAGCTGCCGACCACGCCGAATTCCGTTCATGCAACGAATCTCGGCGGCAGTTCCTGGTATGTCATGAATATTCCGGGTTCCGACACGGCCGCTGATTTCCTGGCAGAAACTTTTGGTTCGGATGCGGACCTGTACCAAAAGCTGCTGACTGATGTCGGGGCAATCGGGACGCTGAAGTCCGCCTCCCAGGGCGAGGCCTATTCCAAACCAGACGAGTTCTTCGGCGGAGAGAAAACGGTCAGCAATTTTGCCAAATGGACGGCTGAAATTCCAAAGGTCAACTACGGCATCTCCACCTACGCCATTGAGGATATCCTGGTTGTCGAAATGCAAAATTTCCTGAACGGCAAAAGCTTGGATCAAGCGTTAAACGATGCTCAAGCCCAGGCTGAAGCGCAAATCAAATAA
- a CDS encoding ASCH domain-containing protein, with amino-acid sequence MNEAAQTYWNEFWERQGRDKPESVSAWPFGAAPDHLAQLVIDGIKTATCSSLISYEIENEPIPSAGDYSIILNSQDMPVAIIQTTEVNIMPMNEVSEDFASAEGEGDRSYRYWREVHEAYFKNELSRFGLEFSDDISLICERFRLVDVKK; translated from the coding sequence ATGAATGAAGCGGCACAAACATATTGGAATGAATTTTGGGAGCGGCAGGGACGGGACAAGCCTGAATCGGTAAGCGCTTGGCCATTCGGAGCAGCACCGGATCATTTGGCGCAATTGGTCATCGACGGCATCAAAACGGCAACTTGTTCGTCTTTGATCAGTTATGAAATCGAAAATGAACCTATTCCTTCAGCCGGCGATTACAGCATTATATTAAACAGCCAGGATATGCCCGTAGCTATTATCCAAACTACCGAAGTCAATATTATGCCTATGAACGAAGTTTCCGAGGATTTCGCCAGCGCCGAAGGGGAAGGGGACAGAAGCTACCGGTATTGGAGAGAAGTTCACGAAGCATATTTTAAAAATGAGTTAAGCAGGTTCGGGCTTGAATTTTCGGATGATATTTCTTTAATATGTGAACGATTTCGATTGGTAGATGTCAAAAAATGA
- a CDS encoding response regulator transcription factor, which produces MGELCKVLVVDDELLVRQGIKHLLDWERDGFQIIGEAGNGKEAMELIRELQPHIVLTDIVMPLMDGEELTKLIKHNWPEIEIIVLSSFSEFDYVRSTFQSGVSDYILKPHLDTDMLLQVLRKTAEKIPSLRNAGRDADYHMTINQVLEKLLSRYETEVEPSLIRDWFPNSCFCLLGMEEDDEAAAGKQDYPLMESLNALLPGMKAVHINGHAIPGRPGMNLYLLNISREDCDHLRDRLKILSPVSQTGHDRIVWMLGSPFQSLNQMRENYEKTFLKLLEYRFFLPKDISLTRAELPEPTAQTSAFPLQDFMERIRRLELEEAFRELQEYVDLQKRSYTSDVFEFKSFIGNMIFNVIHLLGSMNYNMKPLDEAKYAFFKTIDEARHVTDIELVIKHFQMQVSEQVFSSSAPSSSNPSMKLLLDYIEQHYMEPISLTGMAEHFHFNPSYLSSYFAAHYHEGFKEHLNRVRINKAADLLRFSDTPISEIGSRVGYGDHSYFCKVFKKSMGLSPTQYRRHHQA; this is translated from the coding sequence ATGGGGGAATTATGCAAAGTTCTTGTCGTTGACGATGAGCTTCTGGTCCGGCAGGGCATCAAACATTTATTAGACTGGGAGCGCGACGGCTTTCAGATTATAGGAGAGGCCGGAAACGGCAAGGAGGCCATGGAATTGATCCGCGAACTTCAGCCTCATATCGTGCTTACGGATATCGTGATGCCATTGATGGACGGGGAGGAACTGACAAAACTGATTAAACATAACTGGCCGGAGATTGAGATCATTGTGCTCAGCAGCTTCAGCGAATTCGATTATGTGCGTTCCACGTTTCAAAGCGGCGTTTCGGATTATATATTAAAGCCCCATCTGGACACCGATATGCTGCTCCAAGTGCTCCGTAAGACAGCGGAAAAAATACCGTCGCTGAGAAATGCCGGCAGAGACGCGGATTATCATATGACTATCAATCAAGTATTGGAGAAACTGCTGTCCCGCTACGAAACAGAGGTTGAACCGTCTTTGATCCGGGATTGGTTTCCGAATTCTTGCTTCTGTTTGCTTGGCATGGAAGAAGATGATGAAGCTGCCGCAGGAAAACAAGACTACCCGCTGATGGAGTCCTTGAACGCGCTGCTGCCTGGAATGAAAGCCGTTCATATCAACGGGCATGCCATTCCCGGGCGGCCAGGGATGAATCTGTACCTGCTAAACATAAGCAGGGAAGATTGCGATCATCTGCGGGATAGGCTAAAAATACTTTCTCCCGTTTCGCAAACCGGGCATGACAGAATCGTTTGGATGCTGGGCAGCCCTTTTCAATCCTTGAATCAGATGAGAGAGAACTATGAAAAAACTTTTCTCAAGCTGCTGGAGTACCGCTTTTTCCTGCCTAAGGATATCTCTTTAACGAGAGCCGAGCTGCCGGAACCGACGGCTCAGACTTCAGCCTTTCCGCTGCAGGATTTTATGGAGCGGATTCGCAGGCTGGAATTGGAAGAAGCCTTCCGTGAACTGCAGGAGTACGTCGATTTGCAAAAACGTTCCTATACCTCCGATGTGTTTGAGTTCAAATCTTTCATCGGCAACATGATCTTTAATGTCATCCACCTGCTTGGCAGTATGAACTATAATATGAAGCCACTGGATGAAGCCAAATACGCATTTTTTAAAACCATCGACGAAGCGCGGCATGTTACGGACATAGAGCTGGTAATTAAGCATTTCCAGATGCAGGTGTCAGAGCAGGTATTTTCGAGCTCCGCCCCCTCTTCATCTAATCCAAGCATGAAGCTGCTGCTGGACTATATCGAACAGCACTACATGGAGCCGATTAGCTTAACCGGCATGGCGGAACATTTTCACTTTAATCCCTCTTATTTGTCCAGCTACTTTGCGGCCCATTACCATGAAGGTTTCAAGGAGCATTTGAACCGCGTCCGCATCAACAAAGCCGCTGATTTGCTGCGCTTCAGCGACACGCCGATTTCGGAAATCGGCAGCAGGGTCGGGTATGGGGATCATAGTTATTTTTGCAAGGTATTCAAAAAAAGCATGGGATTGTCGCCGACCCAGTATAGAAGACATCACCAGGCATAG
- a CDS encoding XTP/dITP diphosphatase — protein sequence MILDSDLIIVATRNPGKVKEFEHAFAELGKQVKSMFDYPGLPDVVEDGDTFAANALKKAKTVGDALGLPVLADDSGLCVDELDGRPGVYSARFAGEHAADQDNNEKLLRMLEDKKMGEDTQQPLLSTARFVCTLVLYNPAAGSSLEATGEVEGWITSEPAGCGGFGYDPLFYLPDYEKTMAELSLEEKQAISHRGKALRNLIGLLKQEAVM from the coding sequence ATGATTCTGGATAGCGATTTGATCATTGTAGCGACCCGGAATCCGGGGAAAGTGAAGGAATTCGAGCATGCTTTTGCTGAGCTTGGCAAACAAGTGAAAAGCATGTTTGATTATCCCGGGCTGCCGGATGTCGTGGAAGACGGGGATACCTTTGCCGCCAATGCGCTGAAAAAAGCCAAAACGGTCGGAGATGCCCTGGGCCTGCCGGTACTGGCGGATGATTCCGGTTTATGCGTGGATGAGCTGGATGGCCGTCCGGGAGTCTATTCGGCGCGTTTTGCCGGGGAGCATGCAGCGGACCAGGATAATAACGAGAAGCTGCTGCGCATGCTGGAGGATAAAAAAATGGGTGAGGATACGCAGCAGCCGCTGCTCAGCACGGCGCGTTTTGTATGCACATTGGTGCTGTACAACCCGGCTGCCGGCTCATCTCTCGAAGCAACCGGCGAGGTGGAGGGTTGGATTACGAGCGAGCCGGCAGGCTGCGGCGGATTTGGTTATGACCCGCTTTTTTATCTGCCTGATTACGAAAAAACGATGGCGGAACTTTCGCTGGAAGAGAAGCAGGCCATCAGCCACCGGGGCAAGGCCCTGCGCAACCTGATTGGTTTGCTTAAACAGGAAGCTGTGATGTAG
- a CDS encoding carbohydrate ABC transporter permease has translation MKKAKRIFTYGFLGVASFISIFPFLWMVVSATNKSVEVTKGRLLPGTYLIQNFKHLLESTDLGTALSNSAKISVITTVLAILIASLAGYGFEIFRSKAKDVVFNILLLSMMIPFAALMVPLYRMFANVSDAAPFFGIDSKVAVMLPTITTAFLIFFFRQSSKMFPKDMVEAGRIDGLSEFGIFVKIFMPTMKTTYAAAAIITFMSSWNNYLWPLIVLQSPEQKTIPLLISNLGSGYAPDYGLIMLAIVIATLPTALVFFLMQKHFVAGMMGSVK, from the coding sequence ATGAAGAAAGCAAAACGGATTTTTACTTATGGATTTCTTGGCGTGGCGTCGTTTATTTCGATCTTTCCGTTTCTTTGGATGGTCGTCAGCGCGACCAACAAGTCCGTGGAGGTGACCAAAGGGAGACTTCTGCCCGGTACCTACCTGATTCAAAACTTCAAACATCTGCTGGAATCCACCGATCTGGGTACGGCGCTTTCGAATTCCGCCAAAATCTCGGTTATCACCACGGTGCTTGCGATCCTGATTGCCTCTTTGGCCGGATACGGTTTTGAAATCTTTCGCTCCAAAGCGAAGGATGTGGTGTTTAACATTTTGCTGCTGTCGATGATGATTCCTTTTGCGGCCTTGATGGTCCCACTGTACAGGATGTTTGCCAATGTGTCCGACGCTGCGCCGTTTTTTGGCATCGACTCCAAGGTAGCGGTGATGCTGCCGACGATTACGACCGCTTTTCTTATTTTCTTTTTCCGCCAAAGTTCGAAGATGTTTCCGAAGGATATGGTGGAAGCGGGGCGGATTGATGGACTAAGCGAATTCGGGATATTCGTCAAAATCTTTATGCCGACGATGAAAACGACGTATGCTGCGGCAGCCATCATTACGTTTATGTCGAGCTGGAACAATTATCTCTGGCCGCTGATCGTGCTGCAGTCGCCGGAACAAAAAACCATTCCGCTGCTGATTTCGAACTTGGGTTCCGGATACGCGCCGGATTACGGGCTGATCATGCTGGCGATCGTAATTGCCACGCTGCCGACGGCGCTTGTGTTTTTCCTGATGCAAAAGCATTTTGTGGCAGGCATGATGGGTTCGGTGAAATAA
- a CDS encoding cache domain-containing sensor histidine kinase: MKALYERLKFHGLFIKMFAVMFVSIIAIAVSVAWTNLRMTEKLFLETFSITNSKVMNQVKSNFESFHYSNVLAAMTAQQSGTLKTFLTEKSSGQSTKEMNAYYGMTQQMRKIQTTVDAYSAGIAIVGKNGRNYSGNSYLTKPNARELYGSALTPKAEAAPGKMMYHLYEGQAEEGGKPFIVATKVLQEPTTGQKYGMLYITIDEKDFKPFYSSFTSEGNDVVIIDSSGTVMSSNHASLVGQKNVQLLSYAREIQEQGLHVKKVKMMSKDELMLAQYLPSYNFYLVNMIDQKQVLGQMVNTKSIILLVLVIVLVALIIVFLISRKMTRSLTLLSRQMSKVTSRNFHNYVNVSGGYEIRQLGEAYNYMLDEVNDYVARLVHTQQEQRKAELAALQQQINPHFLYNTLASVKFLVQQGSKEKAVDTIHALISLLQNTISSVSETITVEEELVSLKHYVFINHIRYGERIRVSYFVAPDCNGYHVPKLMIQPFIENAFFHAFNEKESGFIHVLISSDGRQLICEVVDNGDGMDMQQLEQARDKRNQKGSRQLFSGIGVANVHERIRLLYGEDYGVTIASGRGEGTKVRITMPIIEHPPESGEEIQKKYQNPKK, encoded by the coding sequence ATGAAGGCATTATACGAGCGCCTCAAATTTCACGGTCTGTTCATCAAGATGTTCGCGGTTATGTTCGTCAGCATTATTGCGATTGCGGTTTCCGTCGCTTGGACGAATCTGCGGATGACGGAGAAATTGTTTTTGGAAACCTTCAGCATTACCAATTCCAAGGTCATGAACCAGGTCAAAAGCAACTTCGAATCATTTCATTATTCCAACGTGCTTGCAGCTATGACCGCCCAACAGAGCGGAACGCTCAAGACTTTTTTAACGGAAAAGAGCTCGGGTCAATCCACGAAGGAAATGAACGCCTATTACGGAATGACACAGCAAATGCGCAAGATCCAGACCACCGTCGATGCTTATTCGGCAGGCATTGCGATTGTCGGAAAAAACGGCCGCAATTATTCGGGCAATTCCTATCTGACCAAACCGAATGCCAGAGAGTTGTATGGGAGCGCTTTAACTCCAAAGGCGGAGGCCGCTCCGGGAAAAATGATGTATCACCTGTATGAGGGACAGGCTGAAGAAGGCGGCAAGCCTTTTATTGTCGCCACCAAGGTGCTGCAGGAACCAACGACGGGCCAGAAGTACGGCATGCTGTATATTACGATTGATGAAAAAGATTTTAAGCCGTTTTATAGCAGTTTTACGAGCGAAGGCAATGATGTCGTCATCATCGACAGTTCCGGGACCGTGATGTCCAGCAACCACGCTTCGCTAGTCGGGCAAAAAAATGTCCAATTGCTATCCTACGCGCGGGAAATCCAAGAGCAAGGGCTGCATGTTAAAAAGGTGAAGATGATGAGCAAGGATGAACTGATGCTGGCCCAGTATTTGCCATCGTACAATTTTTATCTCGTGAACATGATCGACCAGAAGCAGGTGCTCGGTCAAATGGTCAACACCAAGTCGATCATCCTGCTCGTACTCGTGATTGTGCTGGTTGCGCTTATTATCGTGTTCCTCATTTCACGAAAAATGACTCGCTCGCTCACGCTGCTCTCCCGCCAGATGTCGAAGGTGACGAGCCGGAATTTTCACAACTATGTGAATGTCAGCGGCGGGTACGAGATCCGGCAGCTTGGCGAGGCATATAACTATATGCTGGATGAAGTGAATGATTATGTTGCGCGTCTGGTTCATACTCAGCAGGAGCAGCGGAAGGCGGAACTTGCCGCCCTACAGCAGCAGATCAATCCGCATTTTCTGTATAATACGCTCGCTTCGGTCAAATTTCTTGTTCAGCAGGGCAGCAAGGAAAAAGCGGTGGACACGATCCATGCGCTCATTTCGCTTCTGCAGAATACGATCAGCAGCGTCAGCGAGACCATTACGGTAGAAGAGGAACTGGTAAGTCTGAAACATTACGTATTCATCAATCATATCCGTTACGGGGAGCGCATCCGGGTAAGTTATTTCGTGGCTCCGGACTGCAATGGGTATCATGTGCCGAAACTGATGATTCAACCTTTTATCGAAAACGCGTTTTTTCATGCTTTTAATGAAAAGGAAAGCGGATTTATCCATGTACTAATTTCCAGCGACGGCAGACAGCTGATTTGCGAAGTCGTAGATAATGGGGATGGCATGGACATGCAGCAGTTGGAACAGGCGAGGGATAAACGGAATCAAAAGGGATCCAGACAGCTGTTTTCCGGAATCGGCGTGGCGAATGTTCACGAGCGCATCCGTCTGCTGTACGGAGAAGATTATGGAGTGACGATCGCTAGCGGGCGGGGCGAAGGCACAAAGGTTCGAATTACGATGCCGATTATTGAACATCCGCCGGAATCCGGCGAAGAAATCCAAAAAAAATACCAAAATCCAAAGAAATGA
- a CDS encoding carbohydrate ABC transporter permease, whose protein sequence is MKADRQGMSIRVKNAFTGWSFILIAVLMIAAFYFYPMIQALILSFKTGRGANLSFTGWSNYERLLTDKTFFTALKNTFIYLIIQVPIMIILALFISVLLNDSKLKFRGFFRTAIFLPCVTSLVAYSVVFKYLFGTNGLINTMLMKLSIIGTPIEWITDPFWAKITIIIAITWRWTGYNMIFYLSALQNIDNSIYEAARIDGASSFKQFFKITIPMLKPIILFTSITSTIGTLQLFDEVLNITKGGPGNATLSISQYIYNLSFKYTADFGYAATVSYSIVLIIVALSLIQFRVAGDRK, encoded by the coding sequence ATGAAAGCAGACCGGCAGGGAATGAGCATCCGCGTAAAAAATGCTTTTACGGGGTGGAGCTTCATCCTGATCGCTGTACTTATGATTGCGGCTTTTTATTTTTATCCGATGATCCAGGCTCTGATCCTGTCCTTCAAAACCGGCAGGGGAGCCAATCTTTCGTTTACGGGCTGGTCCAATTACGAGCGGCTGCTCACGGACAAAACCTTTTTCACGGCATTGAAGAACACGTTCATTTATCTGATCATCCAGGTGCCGATCATGATCATTCTGGCGCTTTTCATTTCGGTGCTGCTGAACGACAGCAAGCTGAAATTCCGGGGTTTTTTCCGAACGGCGATTTTTCTGCCATGCGTTACCTCGCTGGTGGCCTATTCGGTTGTCTTCAAGTATCTTTTTGGCACAAACGGTCTCATCAATACCATGTTGATGAAGCTATCTATCATCGGAACGCCCATTGAATGGATTACCGATCCGTTCTGGGCCAAAATTACGATCATTATCGCCATCACCTGGCGCTGGACCGGCTATAACATGATCTTTTACCTGTCGGCGCTCCAGAATATCGATAACTCGATTTATGAAGCGGCGCGGATCGACGGTGCGTCTTCCTTCAAGCAATTTTTCAAAATAACGATTCCGATGCTGAAGCCTATCATATTGTTCACGTCCATTACTTCAACGATCGGTACGCTTCAGCTCTTTGACGAGGTACTGAATATTACGAAAGGCGGTCCCGGCAACGCGACGCTTTCGATTTCGCAGTATATTTATAATCTGTCCTTTAAGTACACCGCCGATTTTGGATATGCGGCAACCGTCTCTTATTCGATCGTGCTCATTATCGTGGCGCTGTCGTTGATTCAATTCAGAGTGGCAGGTGATCGGAAATGA
- the rph gene encoding ribonuclease PH, translated as MRSNGRSSDQLRPMNLSVNVNKYAEGSVFIEMGDTKVLCMATVEEKVPPFLKGQGKGWVTAEYSMLPRATQSRNQRESARGKLSGRTMEIQRLIGRALRSVVDLRALGERTITLDCDVIQADGGTRTTSITGSFVALAIAVNKIAEQHKLPVFPITDYLASVSVGVVNGEPVLDLNYEEDSSAKVDMNLVMTGSGTFVELQGTGEESPFSRQELNQLLELGEKGILQLIEKQKEVLGPIALMIGSGQTGREV; from the coding sequence ATGAGATCTAACGGACGTAGCAGCGATCAGCTCAGGCCGATGAATTTATCAGTGAATGTAAACAAATATGCGGAAGGTTCCGTGTTCATTGAAATGGGAGATACGAAGGTATTATGCATGGCGACGGTGGAAGAAAAGGTTCCCCCATTTTTGAAAGGACAGGGAAAAGGCTGGGTAACGGCTGAATATTCCATGCTTCCAAGGGCGACGCAATCACGTAATCAGCGGGAAAGCGCGCGGGGCAAGCTCAGCGGCCGAACGATGGAAATTCAGCGGTTGATCGGCAGAGCGCTGCGCTCCGTCGTTGATCTTCGGGCACTTGGCGAACGTACGATTACGCTCGACTGCGATGTGATTCAGGCGGATGGAGGAACGCGGACAACTTCGATTACAGGCTCTTTTGTTGCCCTCGCCATCGCTGTAAACAAAATCGCAGAACAGCATAAGCTGCCGGTCTTTCCGATTACGGACTACCTGGCTTCGGTCAGCGTAGGCGTCGTAAACGGCGAACCGGTGCTGGATCTGAATTATGAAGAGGATTCAAGCGCGAAGGTCGATATGAATCTGGTGATGACAGGCAGCGGCACCTTTGTCGAACTGCAAGGAACCGGCGAAGAAAGCCCATTCTCCCGCCAGGAGCTGAATCAGCTCTTGGAGCTTGGGGAGAAAGGAATTTTGCAGCTGATCGAGAAACAAAAAGAAGTGCTTGGACCGATTGCCCTGATGATTGGCTCCGGCCAGACGGGAAGAGAGGTCTAG